The following coding sequences lie in one Streptomyces xiamenensis genomic window:
- a CDS encoding carbohydrate ABC transporter permease: MTDTSPKPVTRPRPAPESLSDPYRGRRLRRRAGSFLKHTGLIIVALLMLYPLLWMVASSLRPNADIFTSSGLFVDTFDLDHYPNGWNALAYPFSTYLLNSFLVVLGSVIGNLVSCSMAAYAFARLQFRWRRWAFMAMLVTIMLPIHVLIIPQYVVYAQLGWINTYLPLIVPKLLATDAFFIFLMVQFIRGIPRELDEAARIDGAGHARIYGQIMLPLMVPALATTAIFTFIWTWNDFFTQLIFVTKPDLYTVPVALRSFIDAQTQSDFGAMFAMSVVSLIPVFLVFLFGQRFLLRGIATTGGK; encoded by the coding sequence ATGACTGATACCTCACCGAAGCCCGTCACGCGCCCGCGCCCCGCGCCCGAATCCCTGTCCGACCCGTATCGGGGGCGGCGGTTGCGCCGTCGTGCGGGCAGTTTTCTCAAGCACACCGGGCTGATCATTGTCGCGCTGCTGATGCTGTATCCGCTGCTGTGGATGGTGGCCAGTTCGCTGCGCCCGAACGCCGACATCTTCACCAGCTCCGGGCTGTTCGTCGACACCTTCGACCTCGATCACTACCCGAACGGCTGGAACGCGCTGGCGTATCCGTTCAGTACGTATCTGCTGAACTCGTTCCTGGTGGTGCTCGGTTCGGTGATCGGGAACCTGGTGTCCTGTTCCATGGCCGCCTACGCTTTCGCCCGGCTTCAGTTCCGGTGGCGGCGGTGGGCGTTCATGGCCATGCTGGTGACGATCATGCTGCCGATCCACGTGCTGATCATCCCGCAGTACGTGGTGTACGCGCAGTTGGGCTGGATCAATACGTATCTGCCGCTGATCGTGCCGAAACTGCTGGCCACCGACGCGTTCTTCATCTTCCTGATGGTGCAGTTCATCCGTGGCATTCCCCGGGAACTGGATGAGGCGGCACGTATCGACGGTGCCGGTCACGCCCGGATCTACGGGCAGATCATGCTGCCACTGATGGTCCCGGCGCTGGCCACCACGGCGATTTTCACCTTCATCTGGACGTGGAACGACTTCTTCACCCAGTTGATCTTCGTCACCAAGCCTGACCTCTACACCGTTCCCGTGGCTCTGCGGTCGTTCATCGACGCCCAGACCCAGTCCGATTTCGGCGCCATGTTCGCGATGAGCGTCGTCTCCCTCATACCGGTGTTCCTGGTGTTCCTGTTCGGCCAGCGTTTCCTGCTGCGCGGCATCGCCACCACCGGCGGGAAATAG